One Kitasatospora sp. MAP12-44 DNA segment encodes these proteins:
- the hemA gene encoding 5-aminolevulinate synthase encodes MTDLMDFFAQQLDEMNGQRREFLEIDRIAGRFPSAVARDRYDGSSSEVSVWCSNDYLGMGQNPSVLAAMKQAVDEFGAGSGGSRNIGGTNHYHVLLEHELASLHGKEAALIFSSGYTANDGALSVLAGRKDDCLVFSDELNHASIIDGLRHSGAEKKIFRHNDTAHLHQLLAAADPARPKLVVLESVYSMSGDVAPLAEIARIAKLHGATTYIDEVHAVGMYGPEGAGIAAREGLADEFTVVMGTLAKGYGTAGGYIAGPRMLIEAVRNFSRSFIFTTSLAPAIAAGALAAVQYLRSSDVERSRLAANAQLLHRLLDERDIPFVSDQSHIVSIFVGDDATCRKASALLLGRHGDYVQAINAPSVRTGAEILRVAPGAVHTASDVQKLAEALDQIWRELDIPRTVRPPRIAA; translated from the coding sequence ATGACCGACCTGATGGACTTCTTCGCGCAGCAGCTGGATGAGATGAACGGCCAGCGGCGCGAGTTTCTCGAAATCGACCGTATCGCCGGGCGCTTTCCCAGCGCCGTCGCGCGGGACCGGTACGACGGCAGTTCCTCGGAGGTCAGTGTCTGGTGCAGCAACGATTATCTCGGAATGGGTCAGAATCCGAGTGTCCTGGCCGCGATGAAGCAGGCCGTCGACGAATTCGGGGCGGGTTCGGGCGGCTCGCGGAACATCGGCGGAACCAACCACTACCACGTTCTGCTGGAGCACGAGCTGGCCTCACTGCACGGCAAGGAGGCCGCCCTGATCTTCAGCTCCGGGTACACGGCGAACGACGGCGCGCTGTCGGTGCTCGCCGGCCGCAAGGACGACTGCCTGGTCTTCTCCGACGAGCTGAACCACGCCTCCATCATCGACGGACTGCGCCACAGCGGCGCCGAGAAGAAGATCTTCCGCCACAACGACACCGCCCACCTCCACCAGCTGCTGGCCGCCGCAGACCCCGCGCGCCCGAAGCTGGTGGTCCTGGAGTCGGTCTACTCGATGTCCGGTGACGTCGCGCCGCTGGCGGAGATCGCCCGAATCGCCAAGCTCCACGGGGCGACCACCTACATCGACGAGGTGCACGCCGTCGGCATGTACGGGCCCGAAGGCGCGGGGATCGCCGCTCGCGAGGGCCTGGCCGACGAGTTCACCGTCGTCATGGGCACCCTTGCCAAGGGCTACGGCACCGCCGGCGGCTACATCGCCGGACCGAGGATGCTGATCGAGGCGGTCCGGAACTTCTCCCGCTCCTTCATCTTCACCACTTCGCTGGCGCCCGCCATCGCGGCCGGCGCGCTGGCCGCCGTCCAGTACCTGCGCTCCTCGGACGTCGAGCGCTCCAGGCTGGCGGCCAACGCCCAGCTGCTCCACCGGCTGCTCGACGAGCGGGACATCCCGTTCGTCTCCGACCAGTCCCACATCGTGTCGATCTTCGTCGGCGACGACGCCACCTGCCGCAAGGCATCCGCCCTGCTGCTCGGCCGTCATGGCGACTACGTCCAGGCCATCAACGCCCCCAGCGTGCGCACCGGCGCGGAGATCCTGCGGGTGGCGCCCGGCGCCGTGCACACCGCCAGCGACGTTCAGAAGCTCGCCGAGGCGCTCGACCAGATCTGGCGCGAGCTCGACATCCCGCGGACCGTGCGCCCCCCGCGGATCGCCGCCTGA
- a CDS encoding fatty acid--CoA ligase family protein translates to MTAHPSGGSTASLYADKHYVAAILATLEQRGDDAVLLWQGVWVSALEFRQSIIRTAEGLRLLGIGSQSTVGLLTEANSPLALTARYAAHLLGVTVVHVRSTNPGPSAPQLPAVAQAQALRDSAADLLLVDPAHADQGREAVRLLDRPIRLAGFGACGAGITDLTTASGAEWSEPPAFAAPDPAVVTYTSGSTGEPKGICQSFTAWNSTVLSAYPTLASVGTITFLVATPVSHAVGVILDIVIGAGGNVVLHERFDPAQALRAIEAERVTGTYMSVPQLYALLDQPELAGTDVSSLRQLMYSGCPAAPGRLAEAVRTFGAALMQNYGTSEGGRITLLSPADHQRPELLASVGRPYPEVDLRICDPDTEQVLPRGRTGEVWFRSPNMMAGYLGDPELTARTLRDGWLHTGDLGYQDAEGYLYLVGRMNDLIKSRATKIYPASVELALMTHQDVVHACVYPMRDDDRLEHVHAAVVMRPGAVCTAEVLRKHVAQALSPLHAPVRVVRHPELPLTQAGKVDRRLLQSWDESAPVLDD, encoded by the coding sequence GTGACAGCACATCCTTCCGGCGGCTCCACAGCGTCGCTGTACGCAGACAAACACTACGTCGCGGCCATCCTGGCGACCCTGGAGCAGCGCGGCGACGACGCCGTGCTGCTCTGGCAGGGAGTCTGGGTCAGCGCGCTGGAGTTCCGCCAGAGCATCATCCGTACCGCCGAGGGCCTGCGCCTGCTCGGGATCGGGTCGCAATCCACGGTCGGCCTGCTGACGGAGGCGAACAGCCCCCTGGCGCTCACCGCCCGTTACGCGGCCCACCTGCTGGGAGTCACCGTCGTGCACGTGCGCTCGACGAACCCCGGGCCGTCGGCCCCGCAACTCCCCGCCGTGGCGCAGGCGCAGGCACTGCGCGACAGCGCGGCCGACCTCCTGCTGGTCGACCCGGCCCACGCCGACCAGGGGCGCGAGGCGGTCCGGCTGCTGGACCGCCCGATCCGGCTGGCCGGCTTCGGAGCGTGTGGCGCGGGGATCACGGACCTCACCACGGCGTCCGGCGCCGAGTGGAGCGAGCCGCCCGCGTTCGCCGCGCCGGACCCGGCCGTGGTGACGTACACCAGTGGCAGTACCGGAGAGCCCAAGGGGATCTGCCAGTCCTTCACCGCCTGGAACAGCACGGTGCTCTCCGCCTACCCCACGCTCGCGAGCGTGGGCACGATCACCTTCCTGGTGGCCACCCCGGTCAGCCACGCCGTCGGGGTGATCCTGGACATCGTGATCGGCGCGGGCGGCAACGTCGTGCTGCACGAGCGCTTCGACCCGGCCCAGGCGCTGCGCGCCATCGAGGCCGAGCGAGTCACCGGCACCTACATGTCGGTCCCGCAGCTCTATGCCCTGCTCGACCAGCCGGAGCTCGCGGGCACCGACGTCTCCTCGCTGCGCCAGCTGATGTACAGCGGCTGCCCGGCGGCGCCCGGCCGGCTGGCGGAGGCCGTCCGTACGTTCGGCGCCGCGCTGATGCAGAACTACGGGACCAGTGAGGGCGGCCGGATCACCCTGCTGAGCCCCGCCGACCATCAACGGCCGGAGCTGCTCGCCAGTGTGGGCCGCCCGTATCCCGAGGTCGACCTGCGGATCTGCGACCCCGACACGGAACAGGTCCTCCCGCGGGGCCGCACCGGCGAGGTCTGGTTCCGTTCACCGAACATGATGGCCGGCTACCTGGGAGACCCGGAGCTGACCGCGCGTACCCTGCGTGACGGGTGGCTGCACACCGGGGACCTGGGCTACCAGGACGCCGAGGGCTACCTGTACCTGGTCGGGCGGATGAACGACCTCATCAAGTCCCGTGCCACGAAGATCTACCCGGCCTCGGTGGAACTGGCCCTGATGACCCATCAGGACGTCGTGCACGCGTGCGTCTACCCGATGCGGGACGACGACCGGCTGGAGCACGTCCATGCCGCGGTGGTCATGCGCCCCGGCGCCGTCTGCACCGCCGAGGTCCTGCGCAAGCACGTCGCGCAGGCGCTGTCGCCGCTGCACGCCCCCGTTCGTGTCGTCCGTCACCCCGAACTGCCGCTGACGCAGGCCGGCAAGGTGGACCGGCGCCTGCTGCAGTCCTGGGACGAGTCGGCACCCGTGTTGGACGACTAG
- a CDS encoding BTAD domain-containing putative transcriptional regulator, producing the protein MNPPAPSEPSPRFRVLGPLEVTGGDGARLPLSGIRQRAVLGLLLLHANRVVATSDLVKALWPHHAPPTARKVLQNAVSALRATLAAGDIGTAHAELLSRAPGYLLRLDPDGVDLSHFRRLAQQGQAELAAGSPESAARLLREALALWRGSALQDLQESGVRWPELAGLQSARMTTWEDCFEALLASGRHHEAAWELEVAVDLDPTRERMCGLLMLALYRCGRQVDALTVYRRHRSRLLDQLGLEPGRTLRSLEQAILNQDPALDLSGTGPAARTPAVAFRPVASPVRTSVRTGAPPGTSPPAAAPPVSLVDRGPELEMLRSVLRLTQRRREPHLVTILGAPGSGKSRLISEFRSMLRKDEGAVRCLVGRTPPPSVGQGLAALAEIVRSPAGAARRGGLGADAGPGSESLAAYRGALQQMAAVRPLVAVLDDVHWDNGVLLDFLDDVVSTTSSVPLLLVVAARPELLEVRPAWGGGRSRTTTITLDAPPARPADTALHGSGIGLT; encoded by the coding sequence GTGAACCCGCCCGCCCCGAGCGAGCCCTCACCCCGGTTCCGGGTGCTCGGGCCCCTGGAGGTCACGGGCGGCGACGGCGCGCGCCTGCCGCTGAGCGGGATCCGCCAGCGCGCGGTCCTGGGCCTGCTGCTGCTGCACGCCAACCGTGTGGTGGCCACCAGCGACCTGGTAAAGGCGCTCTGGCCGCACCACGCGCCGCCGACGGCGCGCAAAGTGCTGCAGAACGCCGTCTCCGCGCTGCGGGCGACCCTGGCCGCCGGCGACATCGGCACGGCCCATGCGGAGCTGCTCAGCCGGGCGCCCGGCTACCTGCTGAGGCTTGATCCCGACGGTGTGGACCTGAGCCACTTCCGGCGTCTGGCACAGCAGGGGCAGGCGGAGCTGGCCGCCGGTTCTCCGGAGTCGGCGGCCCGTCTGCTGCGGGAGGCGCTCGCCCTGTGGCGCGGCTCCGCGCTGCAGGACCTGCAGGAGTCCGGGGTCCGCTGGCCGGAGCTGGCCGGCCTGCAGAGCGCCAGGATGACCACCTGGGAGGACTGCTTCGAAGCCCTCCTGGCGTCCGGCCGCCATCATGAGGCCGCCTGGGAGCTGGAGGTCGCGGTCGACCTCGACCCGACCCGGGAGCGGATGTGCGGCCTGCTGATGCTGGCGCTGTACCGCTGCGGTCGCCAGGTCGACGCGCTGACCGTCTATCGCCGCCACCGGTCGCGACTGCTCGACCAGTTGGGCCTGGAGCCTGGCCGGACCCTGCGGAGCCTGGAGCAGGCGATCCTGAACCAGGACCCGGCGCTGGACCTGTCCGGCACCGGGCCGGCGGCGCGAACCCCGGCCGTGGCCTTCCGGCCGGTCGCCTCCCCGGTGCGCACCTCGGTGCGCACCGGGGCGCCGCCGGGCACCTCGCCGCCGGCCGCCGCGCCACCGGTCAGCCTGGTCGACCGCGGCCCCGAGCTGGAGATGCTGCGCAGCGTGCTCCGGCTGACCCAGCGCCGCCGGGAACCCCACCTGGTGACCATCCTGGGCGCACCCGGCAGCGGCAAGAGCCGCCTGATCTCCGAGTTCCGGAGCATGCTCCGCAAGGACGAGGGAGCCGTCCGGTGCCTGGTCGGCCGCACTCCGCCGCCCAGCGTCGGCCAGGGGCTGGCCGCCCTTGCGGAGATCGTCAGGTCCCCGGCCGGCGCGGCGCGCCGGGGCGGGCTCGGGGCCGACGCCGGGCCGGGCTCGGAGAGCCTGGCCGCGTACCGGGGAGCGCTGCAGCAGATGGCGGCCGTGCGGCCGCTGGTGGCGGTCCTGGACGACGTGCACTGGGACAACGGGGTGCTGCTGGACTTCCTCGACGACGTGGTCAGCACGACCTCGTCGGTGCCGCTGCTGCTTGTGGTGGCAGCTCGGCCAGAGCTGCTGGAGGTCCGGCCGGCTTGGGGTGGCGGTCGGTCGCGTACGACCACCATCACGCTGGACGCACCGCCGGCGCGCCCGGCCGACACGGCGCTGCACGGGTCCGGCATCGGCTTGACTTAA
- a CDS encoding MarR family transcriptional regulator translates to MNYNEGATPDDEPFSDTSLGQLFAHAARLSGSVWLRLLNDRLGIGWTAFNVLRQLDSEDGQTSKDIARVAMVAAPTLTGVVDTMEKDGLIERRRSETDRRVVRLFLTEAGRQRLAMSAGELSERFDVLFEPVDPADEPAIRQFLIAAVERFSIELGLPPAHPPQP, encoded by the coding sequence ATGAACTATAACGAAGGGGCGACCCCCGACGACGAGCCGTTCAGTGACACCTCACTCGGGCAGCTGTTCGCTCATGCCGCCAGACTGTCCGGCAGCGTGTGGCTGCGACTGCTCAACGACCGCCTCGGCATCGGATGGACGGCGTTCAACGTCCTGCGCCAGCTCGACAGCGAGGACGGCCAGACCTCAAAGGACATCGCGCGGGTCGCCATGGTCGCGGCCCCGACCCTGACCGGCGTGGTGGACACCATGGAGAAGGACGGGCTGATCGAGCGGCGCCGCTCGGAGACCGACCGACGGGTGGTCCGCCTGTTCCTCACCGAGGCGGGCCGGCAGCGACTCGCGATGTCCGCCGGTGAACTCTCCGAGAGGTTCGACGTCCTGTTCGAGCCGGTGGACCCGGCCGACGAGCCGGCGATCCGGCAATTCCTGATCGCCGCCGTCGAGCGCTTCTCCATCGAACTCGGCCTGCCGCCGGCGCATCCGCCGCAACCCTGA